The Synechococcus sp. MVIR-18-1 region TCCTTGTTAGCAAGGTCTTGAATCTTGTCTCTGTAGAGGAGACCAGTCCTTGTGAATCCAATGTAACAAGCATCCTTGTGTTTTTTAGGTTTAGATTCCCTGTTAGGGTCCATGAAATCAGGTTGTCTCTTTTCAAAGAAACCTTCACCAGTCTCATCAATTGACAGACTCATCACTGCCTTTAGTAGTAATGAACCTAACCTGACATGAGACTCAGCATCCATCCATTGCCAGGTCATCTCCTCATGGTTGTTTAACGCAACCCTCATCCCATTTACTTTCTTGTCGTAACGTCTTACAGGGTCGTGTAAGTAGTAACGAGTCAGAGTCTTGAAGTAGTTAGGGTCGGCATCCTCCATGTAGGCAATGAATGCTTGATGTTCTACTTGTTCGCTAATCTCACATTGGAGTTGAGTAATCTTTGCACCCAAACTGTGACCTCTTCCTAACTTGTCAAGGATTACAGAGACAGTAATGTGTGCCATCATCGCTGATGTCATCCAAGTCTTCATTCGCGTGAACTCAGCAACTGCTTGTCCTACACGTCCTCGTGATTGGATGTAGTCCTCATGTTTGTCTAACCAGCGAACAATGGAAGGAACCAGAACGGAGCGCAATCCTCTTGCACCATCTGTCTGTGAACCTCTTCCACCTGTTTGGTTCTCTTGTGTCTTCTTAATTGACTTACCTAAGAAGTGTTCTCGTTGCGCTTGTTCCCTCTCTAACTGTCTACGTTGCGAGGCAGAAAGTTCGCATGTCAATGAAACATTCGTTTCCGAGGTCTTCTTTTGTAAGGTGTCTTCTTTGTTCTCGTTCAATCGGGTCTCTCCAGTAGGTGTTAGTTGGTGAATGTGCTTTCCTCACATCACGTCGCGCAATCTGATGTTGTTCAGATGGTTTCCATCCAACGTCTTTGAAGAATTGTTGGAAGTCATTCCACTCTTCGACCATTTCATGTCTTGCTTTAATTGTTGCCCAGGTTCTGAATTCAATCGATTCACCATTAGAGCAACCACCATGTCTAAGTTGTGATTTACCCAACAATCGACCGGTGTCTTTCTTTAAACATCCACAACTTTTCTTCTTTCCAGATTTAAGTTTTGTTGTGTCAACTAATGCCCATGTTCCACATTCGCAGACACAGAACCAAAAGTTCTTACCATTCATTCTTCCTGCGTGACTGTCAACAGTCAGTCTTCCAAAATTTTTCCCAACTAAATCTTGCACAGGTTGAGGCATTCATTACTTTCTCATTAGGTTTACAAAAAAGGGGGAGGGAAACCACTGCAGTTTCAGGTCCCCCGTGTTACTTACAGTCCTGCTTTACGTTTGAAGTTGGCAACACGTGAACGCAACCAACTCTTCTCCACTCCTTGAATTTCTGCAATTTCCTGCATCAGGTAACCCTCGTTAAAAAGGTTAATTGCGTGACAGTTTCTCAAGTCGTTAATTGTGTAACCACTACCTGCGTAGTAGTTAGTCAAGTCATTTGCTAAGTCACCAGCATTGTCTGCTGTTACTTTGCCAACGATGTTCTGAATGTTTTCAATGACCTCACCATTAGGGTCAAGTTGATTCAACCAATCAGGGTCAAACTTAACTGACCTTGGGGAAGGATTCTCTTGATTGAGTTTTTCTCCGATGACGGCAACACCATCCTTTAGAAATTGCAAGTCATTTAGTTCTCTTAGAAGGTCATTAGGTGTAAGTCCAGCGATGTAGGCAAGACACTGAAGTGCTCGCCCTGATGGATTTAAGATTGATTCAAAGTGTTCAAAAGCATTTTCTGGTTTAAGGTAACGACCTAATTCTTGACTCGGTTCAACAACCTTTTGTGATGCTTTGTCTGCAATCTCATCAAACTCTTCCTTGTAATGACTTCCAAAGTCAACCTCTACAAGGTTGCCAACACCCTTTAAGTTTTTTACCCTTGCGTCTAATGTTGATTGTTTGTTGACTCCATCAAAAGATTCAAGCATCGCGTTGCCAAAGGGAGTTTCAAAGTCCTCCAACGCATGAAGGATGAATCCGTAATGTCGCTTTGATGATGTCCGTGTGTAGTTCTTACTAACGTAATTGAAAAACTCTTCGTTGCTTTTAAGATTAAACATGTTCCTTTAGTGTTATGATTTCAGACATTTTGTTGTCCGCCAGATGTCTTAAGTGACATCCGGTAATTACTTCTAGGGACTTACATCTAACGAATGCCCAGTGTTACTTACAGAAGTGCTAATGCTTCTGCTTTACCTTCAAGTCCTGCGTGCGAGTAACGCAAGGTTGTTGCACTCTGACGATGTCCGAGAGTGTCCATGATTTGAACAAGGTTCGCACCTTTCTTCCAGAGATTAGATGTCGCTGTGTGTCTAAGGGTGTGGAAACATTTCTCCTCACTTACCCTTGCAATCCTCTGAACCTTCCTTAGTTCGTAGAGAATCTTTGCTCCGTTGTAGTCAAAGACTGACTCACCTGTTCGTTCACTGTGTAAACGTTCTACAAGGTCTCTCAGTGACCCTACAAGGGGAAGGATTCTGTCTTCACCTGTCTTTGTGTCGATGAAGGTTAACTCTCCCTTAGAGAGGTTTACATCACTCCATTGGAGGTCTTCAATTTCACCACGTCTCGCACCAGTCTTTGATGCAAAGAGGATGATGTCTTTGATTTCTCCTCCTACTACATCAGAAGCAAGCAACATCTGCTCAACCTCTTCATCTGTGTAGAAGACATCCTTACCCCTAGGTTCCTTGAGGTTGCTGAACCCAGGTTTGTGAGTGATGTGATTGAACTGTTTCATCACCGTCAAGACAGTAGACAACGCTGAGGTGATTCGGTTCACTGTTGCGGGAGTCTTTCCCTCCGCAGTAAGACACTCCTGAATGTTGATGAATGACATCGCATCAATCTTCTCAACGTCCACATCACCCAACACATCAACGCAATGCTTGCTGTTAATCATCGCTGTCTTGTAACCCTTAGCAGTTGGTTTCCAAGCGCGTCTGACTTGCGTAGTGAACTCAATCGCTTCGGTTAGTTTCATGTAAAAATTTTTCGTAGTGTTTAGTTGCCTTGAAAGGAGAGGTAGTCCATTACCGAGTCCCTGATTAATCGTTGTTTAGAGACACCTGCGTTAGTTGCAAAGTCAGTCAATGCGATTGCATTTTCTTGGTAGAAACTTGTCTTGATTGGTTGTCCAGGTTCCCAACATGAACGGTCTCCACAACCATGTTGTTTAGTAGTAATGATTCCTGCTTCAAGGAGTGAATCTCTTACAAGGTTCTGTGGGTTTACATCCAACCATGAGTAACGTTCTCCACTTGGACTTGTCGCTTGCGTTCTGCAGTAAGCAAAGATTTCATCTGCAATGTCACCTTGAGGTGTAAAACTTACTGTCTTAAAAGTCATTTGCTTACCTCCATGGTGTTGGTTTCTTCAAAGGGATTGCCTACCCATTGAGTCTCGTAATCTCTTACGAGTCCCTGAATTGTTTCTCTTACCTGTTGTCCTTTCTCCATCGTGTAAACCACCGCAGTGATGATGTAAGCGATGTAGACAGCGACCTTGCGAGCAAAGTCTTCAATGTGGATGGAAAGAATCTCATCAGAAAGATTCAATGCAGCGGCATTGGTGAATGATTTGATGTTCATTTGTTTAGTTAGTTAGTTAATTGGTAAGCAGTTAAGTCTTGTTGGAAGTTGACAATCTCTTGCGTTGTCATTGTGTCAACAAAAGACAAGACACTAAACACGGTTGCTTCTGTGTCTTGTGGAATGTTCTGTCTAAACCAGATGATTAGTTGACCTAAACAAACTCGTCCAAACTTGATGTCTTTGTCTTCAATGCCACCTGCAAACTTCACCACTTGCTTTGCTAGTAGGCGTGACGCTTCTGGTTCATCTCTGAGTGCATCCTTCACTTCCTCGTAGATTCTTAGTCCATTCTCTACAATCTCTTTGAAGGTAGGTGCTTTAGGTTTACCAAATCCTTTGAATGTCATTTTGTCCTTTAGTTCTAATGTTTACTTCGCCGTTACTTGCTAATGCGCTACGGACTTGCGAGCGCAGGTGATTACTTAACCGTCACCGATTCCTAAGTAATCTACTTGAGACAATTCAAAGCAACGATTACAGAACCACCAGAACGCATCTAGGTTTGCTTCTTTAGGGAAACAGTTCGTTGAGTAATCCGGTAGGAACTTGACTTCCTTTAAGTCAAAGTCCAGAGAGTAGACACCCTCACATTCTTCAATCTTGTCAAACACTTCCTTAGTTACATCATCCTTAAAGGTGATGATGCCAACAAAGGTAATGTCACACATCTCTGTTTCATCTTGGATGAAGTCCAGGGAGTTCTCTGTTACCCATTCAACAATCTTCTCTTCATCAAGTTCTAAATCCTCAACCTCCTGGTAGTTGTCACAAAGGTTGTAGTAGAACTGTGTCTTCTCTTCATCTGTTAGTTTGTCAATGAAGTCTTTTTGAACACTGTAGTCTTTCAAGTTTGTGTAATCAGTGTTGTCCTTGATTTCTTTGTAAGTTGTCATTAAGTTAAACTTCTCCCTTTTCTAAGTCCAAAAGGAAATCAATCAATTGATTGTAGAAATCTCCGTAGTAGTTCCTTGCCATCTCTTTTAGTTCTTCATTCAATTCAAGTTCCTCAATGAGTTGTGTTCCTCTGAGGTGAACTGGTTTGTTTTGTTCTTTCATTAGTTAAAAGTTCCATCTAAGAATTGTTCAGCAATTGACTTGCTTACGTGTTTACCATTCACCTCAAACTTGTAAACATCTCTGTCTCCGTAACCATTACGGAACTCACAAGAGATTACGTTCTTACCAACAAGTTCCATGTGTAACTCTCTTGAATCTTCACTTGCCTTTACCTTCATTTCATCTGTAGTCATTAGTTAAAAGTCCTTTAGTAGTAGTTAGTTACCAAGGGTTTAATGTCTGTTGGTTAGACAAATGTTGTATCGAATGTGTTAGTTAGTTAGACTTTTCTTTGATGATTTGATTCATGATGCCTGTTAAACAATCAGCAAGGTTGTTCATTGCCTCCAACCTTGTTTCACCTGTGTTCTCCATTCGTTCAGACAACATCCTCTCGATTGTCTTAGTTTGCTCAGTTGTAAGTGGAGAGTTAGTCATTAGTTAGTAATCCTTTAGTTAGTGTTAGTTAGTGCGTTCGTAGAACGAACACTACCAAGGGTTTAATGTCTGTTGGTTAGACAAGAGTGAGGTAGCGTCCAGGATGTAAGAAACAGTTGGAGTTACCTACGAATCACCACTAAATGTTGCTTAGTGTGAATGTTACTCAACACCCCTAATCTCTAAACTCATGTTTACCTCATGAGTAAGCAATTCAAGGTGGTGAATGATGTGGTAGAACCAGTAAGGTTGTTCTACTGTTTCAACCCTTACTACATCTCTTGTGAAGTAGAGAGGTTCGTAACCCGCATCACGCAATTGTTGTTCTGCGTCTTTTTCAAAGTAGAAATTGTTGTAGTTCATTGGGAATCTCCAAGTAATTGATTTACCGCTTCATCAGTTAGTTCCATCTCACCAAACAACCCATTCAACATTTCCAATGAATGTTCGGTTGCCTCTTCTTTTGTGTTACCCCATTTCATCTCTCTTTCGATGTTGTCTTTGAGAAATGTTCTCATCATTTCAAAGGTTTCTTTTTCTTCATCGTTAATGAATTCGATTTGGTTACTCATTAGTTGTTCTCCTTTACATCATGTGGATGAGTAGGAACCCACACCTCAATCTCTGAGTAAGGAACACCATCACCATCTAATGTTTCAAGAGCAATGAATGGTGTGTTCTCATCATTCCAATCAGTTGGTAACATTCCAAAGTAATTTTCTACATCCTTCTTTGCTTCTACAACTTGTTCATTGAAGAACACCTTCGCTTCCTCTAATGAATTGAACTTCTCAAGTTCAGTGAAGTGTTCACCATCCTCGCTGTAAACAATGTAATCCATTTCATCCTCAACATCTTCTCTCTGTGAATTAAGGATGGGGTAACAATCAATCATCTCATCCTCAGAATCCTCATCTGTTCTTTGGCGAAGGGTTAACTCTTCATCCATCGATGTGTAATCATCATCTAATGCTTTCTCTTGTTCCCACAGTTTACTAATCTCCTCAAAGGATTCTGATTGGTAAACGTGTTGTGTTTCTCCACTTGATTGGTGAAGGTAGATTGTGTAAATCATTGTTCTGGTTCCTTTAGTTAGTTTGGTTCATTTGTTGGTTGATTCAATCCCCCATTCAGGTGAATGATTCTCTTCATCACTCACCCGTTCAGGTGATTCAACCTTTCTTGCGGTTACCTCTCATCACATCCGCATCCGTTGCGTGAACCTCATTACACCAGAGGTGCGATGGATTCGATAATGGTTGGTGAGGGTAACTACCATCCTTTTGGTAACTCGGTTGTGGATGGGTTACCACTCCGATGAGATGTTGAGGTGTTGGTTGGAACTCATCCTCCCTTACCTCATCTCCTTTAACTTTCTTTTTTAATTCTTCAATCCTCAATCCCCACTCCTCATCCCATGGTGTTGGTGTTACAACCCTGGATTTCTTAGGGAGTGATGATTCATTCCGTGGTGCGGAAACTCCTCTCAGCGCATGTGAACCGCTTCTGAGGTTGTTTCTACATCTCCGTTTCTCTGCGTTCTTGTTCATGGTTCCTTTGGTTCGTGGTTTTTAATCTCCCAAGGGTTTTGAGTTTGTTGGGTAAACCTTTTGATTTCCACGGGGGAAACCGCTACTAATCGTTCTTCACGCTTTCGGGAACCTCAATCGCCGGGTTACCTAATCACTTCGCTCATCTCCCAGGTAGGTGATTACCATCGCGTAGATGGTGCGGTTCCCTCTGGTGGTTCCTTTCGGTTGTGTTCTCTCGAACCCGATGAGTTTGTTGTTGGTGGTGGGAGGTGGTTCCTCTCCACTCCCTACATCTTACACGATTCTTACCCACAATGGTGGGTTTTGTTGTGGAACGTTACACGGATGTGTGTTGGTTCTGAAGGGAGGAGAAAGGGTGAACTCTCTCCACTCCCTACATCTTACACCATTCCTACACACATTACAAGGGGTGTTGTTCCAGTTCGTGATGTGGTTGTGTAGGTTCTCATCCACCTCTCACTCACCTCACTCACTCCATGTAACCGTTCTCCTCTACCTCAAATTCCAAATCCGCTAACGCATCTAGCGCATCCATCAGTGGTGTTCCATCCATCTCATCCCACGCTTCATCACTGAGTGAATCCCGATGGGTTTGAAGGAGGTAAACCAACCGATGGGTTAGTTCCTGGTTGTTCATCCTTTGGTTCTGTAAGTTCTGGTTACCAAGAGAGAGCGAACACGCTCCATCCCTTGGTTCCACCATCTTAACACATTTGAACCACAACTGTGTAGGTTCTGTTGCGGTTCTTAACGAAGTGGTTCATCTCTGTGTGTAGGTTGAACAAACCCTTAGTGTGATTAGTGTGAATTCTCTACGGTTACTTCCTGTTCAGTTAGTTCACCTAACCCCTCTGTAATCCTCTACAACAGTGTTCACTACTCTCTGTGATGGATTGTTCATTCAACGTGTTACCACGTGTTGTAGTTCCTTCTACACATCTTAGATGAAGTGTTAGTTAGTAATGGTGTCACTGTGTTACTTAGCGATGAACAGTAAGCATTAGTTTGTCTAATCAATCAGGGTAATGTTGATTACATTTAGCAATGGGAAAACGGAAACAGATAATGAAACAAAGAAACAAACAAATGAGAATGATTCTCAAATTAATTACATCATCATCACATCATTACCCGCTCGCTTCGCTCGCTCCCCCGCCAATTAATTAATTAGTGCGGTGATTAGATGAGCAATCTACTCGATGTTACTCAGCACACACAGTAGGCAACACATTGCCCTGGTAATCCGCCCGTTTTACAGTAACTACCCTGCCCACCGGGGGTGTTACAAACTCCCTGATTAAACGATTAGGGTTCAGAGATTTTTGTTATTTTTTAAAGGGACTGTAGAAGGACCTGTAAGAGTAAATGGTTAGCAAAGGTAATCTACTACCTTCCATCTTTTACAGGCACCTTGTAGGACCTAATTCAGGAATCAGTCCCCCACATCCCAGTGTTTAAGGGACTCAGATTTGGAACTTTCTGATGTTCCTCTCCCATTCATCACGCTCTTTAGCAGTTAAGTCTCTACCAGGGTTAGCAAGGAAGACCATGCGTGGTTCATTCCTCCATCCTTCAAGGATGCGTTCGTCTTTCTGTGAGCGAGACTTCGCTCGCACTTTTGTTCTTTTCATCTAAGGTTAATTAGTTCTAATTTGTTCTACCCATTCAGTAACTCTTACATTTCAAGTGTCAAAAAGACACAACGTCACAGGTTCTTCCATTCACTTCATCTGGTGAAGTGTTTAATGGGTTCTAATCGCTTCATTCAAAACCTAAATCAATTACTTTTCTACCTTCTCTCTTCTGTCCAATTGGCAATTCAGTTAATTCTCTTGTCTTTCTTCTTACATCTAACCTTGCGTAATGCTGTAACAGGACTTGAGGTGAATGACCAGACATCATCGCTAACTCTGCGATTGGTGTCCCTCGCATTAGGTGGTCTTCTACAAATGTAGAACGCATGGAGTAAATCGTGTAAGGTTCATCACTTGCCCAATGACCTTTAAGGTTCAACTTGTCTACACATTGCTTCCAAGTTCTGTTGAACCCTGAATGACTGTAGGGTCTGCAATGGTTGTAGAAGTTACCGAAGACATGTGCGTCTTCATTGTAATCAGTGGATTTAAACCACTTCTCATTGTAGGAACGTTGGTAAATTCTCCATTCCTGTAACTGTGTTCCACAATTAGCAGGGACTTGTCTAGGGACTCCAGTCTTGGTGTCTCTTGCTGAAATCTCTGCAACGATGTGAGGTCTTGTGTCTGTTGAAGATGAAGACCTTGGACCTAGGTCAATCAGTTCGATGTTCTTCCATTGTAGTTTGTGTAACTCAATTGGTCTTAACCCTGAGTTCTTAGCAACCATGATGAAGGTGTAGAACTGTTTTCTCCAGTAATGAATCCTGTGACTTGGGTAGTTCTCTGCATCTTTTAGGTAGATGTCTTTAACGTAGTGCCAGATTTTGTTCCAATCATCAGGACCGATTGCTGGGTTAGCAAGTAGTTCGTCTTTCTTGATTTTAATTGTAGGAACTAACTTCAGTCCTGCAACATCAGATGCAATGAGACGTTGTTGCTTTAGGTAATTAAGAAAGCAAGAGACTTCTTTGAGTTCAACTTTTACAGTGAGACGCTTTGCACCTTTCCTGTAGTGTTGGTAATCATTAAATGTGTCTTCTTTAATTTCTTGTGTCTTTTGTAGTCCTTTGCTTTCTAAGTAAGGAGCAACGTGATTGTTCAACAGTAGTTTACGTTTGTAGACTGTCTTCTGTTTGATTTCATCTAGGTCAGCACGTTTCTGTGATTCCAGTAAGTAATCAGAGATTGCTCGTCCGATTCCTGTTGTTCTTTTTCGCTTCTTTACTGATGCAAAGATTTTTGCAACGGGTGTTCTGAACTTGGTGTAACAGTCAATTGATTTCTTCTTCGCATCTTCAAGGGTGTCTACCCCTTCAATTTTCATTGACCTGTAACGTCGTTCACCCTCTACCAGTTCTCGGTAGTAGAAGACATCAGGTCGTTCCTGGTAGGAAAGGACTTCTCCGTTCCCTTCAAGGACAGAGACCTTCTGATGGAGTTTGGGCAAGGGTCTCTCTCGGACCCCTGAATGTTAGAGCAATTGTTAGAGTAAGTCCAGTTCTAACCTTGTAAAACCCTGTGTGTTACTGCAAGTGCTTGGTTCCAGGGGATGCGCTGCGTTGGTCTTGTGAGGGCAGCAATGCTTTGTTGCAGGAGGGGGCAACGCCTTTGTTATCGCCTGAGTCATTGCTGGCTGCCCTTGGACCAGGACCGCTTGCCGCCGCGAGGTCTGCGTCGATGCCATTGGACCGATCCCGGTCTTCAGCAGAGCGGAATCCTTCACTTCTGCGTTGCGTTGATGAAGGGCTCACGCTTGAACAGCTGTCTGCAGCACTGAGCTGCAGTCCAACGCAGGTGGCCCATGAGTTGTTGCAGCTTGAGCTCGAGGGTGTCATCGAGCCCAAGCCTGGTTTGCGTTGGCGGTCCGTTTAATCTGATCCCATGGGCGTGATTCGCTGCAAGGGAACAGATCTACTGGTGTGGAGGCGTGAGCTGATCCGTCGGGGTGGACGCGCTGTGGATTTGGATTGGCTGCTTTCGATGGCCGCAGATTGCTCTTGGGGTGATCTTCAAAAACTACGAATTTGCCCAGATGTTGAGATCGAACTGAGTGCCCCGTTGCACGACCTCACGGATCTTTGGACTCGGCATTGCGATCAGCACATTCCTCTTCAGCACTTGGTTGGCCTTTGTCCATGGCGAGATTTTGAGCTGGAGGTGTCGTCCGACGCCTTGATCCCCCGTCAAGAAACTGAGCTGCTCATCGACTTCGCTTTGCAGTGTTTGCCAGAGGATGCATGCCATCTGGAAGGGATCTGGGCCGACTTGGGAACGGGCTCTGGAGCTTTGGCGGTGGCTCTTGCCCGTGTTCTCCCTCACTGGCAGGGGCATGCCGTGGACTCCAGTGCCAGTGCGCTTGCTCTTGCTGAACGCAATCTGATGGCCCTCGCTGGCAACAGTGGTTGGCAACTCCATCGCGGCAGTTGGTGGGAACCGCTCAAACCATGGTGGGGACAGTTTGGCCTTGTGCTGAGTAACCCGCCCTACATCCCAACGGCTGTGATGGATGAACTCGAGCCCGTCGTTAAAGACCATGAGCCCCATCTGGCTCTGTGTGGCGGTGGTGATGGACTCGACTGCTGTAGGCAGATCATTCGGGATGCCCGCAAAGCATTAGCGCCAGGCGGCTGGATTCTCTTGGAACACCACCACGACCAGAGTGCGATGGTGCTGGAGTTGCTCACTGATGCAGGTCTTGAACGGCCAGAAGCCCGTTATGACCTTCAGGGCATTCCCCGCTTTGCTCTTGCTCAGCGAGCTTGCCAATCCATAACTTCCGATCTGTCGATGGAGGAACGATGACGATCAACCCTCTCAATCTGTTGGATCGCGACGGTATCAATGCGCATTTGCGTGCTGGGGGCGCCGCCCTACTCCCAACAGACACCCTTCCAGCACTGGTTGCGGCGCCAGAGCAGGCGGCTCAAATTTGGCGCTTAAAAAAACGGCCCCAAGACAAGCCGTTAATTCTGATGGGTGCTGATGTTGAAGGGTTGTTGTGTCATGTCTCCCCAGCTGCTCGAGCTGATGCCAGTTTCCTTGCCCAACGGCACTGGCCAGGGGCCCTCACCCTGGTGCTACCAGCTTTTGGTCCCGTTGCAGAAGTCCTCAATCCTGGAGTGGCAACCCTTGGTTTGCGCATCCCAGCTTGCAAGGCCATGTTGGATCTACTGCGTTGCAGCGGTCCGCTTGCCACGACCAGTGCCAATGTGTCGGGAGAGCCCTCGAGTCGAACTGAAATAGAGGCGGCTCGAGCCTTTCCAGATTTGCCATTGCTTTCACCGATCCCTTGGACTGCCCCGTCCTGTCAAGCGAGTTCAGTGATTGCTTGGCGAGGACCTCAAGGCTGGCATTGGCTTCGCAGAGGCGCTGTGATGCCAGCAGGAGTAGTGAGCCTTCCTGAATGCTCTGGTTGATTGCTTCGTTGATTTTGCTTCAAACCGCCATTCACTGGCTGTTTGAACCTGTGGTCCAATTGCTCACGCCATGGCTTGGTTTGGACGTGCTCCCATGGCTATTGGCCATCATTGGGATTTGGATTTTTACAGGTCGTTCAAGCCGCTGAGCTCACCGTGGAGCTGCAGAGCTGAGCGTGATGGATGGATCTTCTCTGAAGCCGGCTAACGGATTTGAACCGATGACCTTCGCTTTACAAAAGCGCTGCTCTACCACTGAGCTAAGCCGGCATTGAAGGGAGTTTACCGCTGCACGTTCTCGTGGACTCCGAATGGGTGCGGAGCCACCACATTGAAAGTTCAAGTCGCGACCGGCAACCACTTTTATCGAGTGCGTTGCTGATGTGACTTTCAACCGTGCGGATGCTCACCACCAGCCTGGAAGCAATAGCTCGATTGCTAAGCCCCTCCAGGAGGAGTTGGACCACGGTGATTTCTGCGGGGGTGAAGGCTTGCTCAGCCATGGGTTCTGGAACTGCTTCCAGAACCATTCCCCCTTTAATCAGATTTGGGATTGGTTGATGCAACCGGTCGACGAAACGGCAAGTTGGCAACAAGGGCCGTTACACGATCTTCGGTTTCCAGGCTCACATCGCCTTCCTCCAGATCAATGTCAACGTACTTAGCCACTACTTCAAAAATTTCACGACGCATTTGGTCGAGAAGCTCAGGGCTCAGGTCACTGCGGTCGTGCGCCAGAACGAGTTGAAGCCTGTCTCTAGCAGTACTGGCGCTTGCTGGTTGCCGCCCCAGCAATTTGTCGACGAGGTCACGGAGAGTCATCGGTTCAGAAGATCTTCGTTTGCATCAAGCGGCGCACTGTGGCCCGAAGGCCCGAACGCTCCTTGGAAGGATCCAGCAATGGGATGTCTTCTCCTTGAAGGCGGCCAGCGATATTGCCGTAAGCCTTGGCTGCTGGTGATTTTGTTCCA contains the following coding sequences:
- a CDS encoding site-specific integrase, which translates into the protein MKLTEAIEFTTQVRRAWKPTAKGYKTAMINSKHCVDVLGDVDVEKIDAMSFINIQECLTAEGKTPATVNRITSALSTVLTVMKQFNHITHKPGFSNLKEPRGKDVFYTDEEVEQMLLASDVVGGEIKDIILFASKTGARRGEIEDLQWSDVNLSKGELTFIDTKTGEDRILPLVGSLRDLVERLHSERTGESVFDYNGAKILYELRKVQRIARVSEEKCFHTLRHTATSNLWKKGANLVQIMDTLGHRQSATTLRYSHAGLEGKAEALALL
- a CDS encoding tyrosine-type recombinase/integrase; amino-acid sequence: MPKLHQKVSVLEGNGEVLSYQERPDVFYYRELVEGERRYRSMKIEGVDTLEDAKKKSIDCYTKFRTPVAKIFASVKKRKRTTGIGRAISDYLLESQKRADLDEIKQKTVYKRKLLLNNHVAPYLESKGLQKTQEIKEDTFNDYQHYRKGAKRLTVKVELKEVSCFLNYLKQQRLIASDVAGLKLVPTIKIKKDELLANPAIGPDDWNKIWHYVKDIYLKDAENYPSHRIHYWRKQFYTFIMVAKNSGLRPIELHKLQWKNIELIDLGPRSSSSTDTRPHIVAEISARDTKTGVPRQVPANCGTQLQEWRIYQRSYNEKWFKSTDYNEDAHVFGNFYNHCRPYSHSGFNRTWKQCVDKLNLKGHWASDEPYTIYSMRSTFVEDHLMRGTPIAELAMMSGHSPQVLLQHYARLDVRRKTRELTELPIGQKREGRKVIDLGFE
- the prmC gene encoding peptide chain release factor N(5)-glutamine methyltransferase: MGVIRCKGTDLLVWRRELIRRGGRAVDLDWLLSMAADCSWGDLQKLRICPDVEIELSAPLHDLTDLWTRHCDQHIPLQHLVGLCPWRDFELEVSSDALIPRQETELLIDFALQCLPEDACHLEGIWADLGTGSGALAVALARVLPHWQGHAVDSSASALALAERNLMALAGNSGWQLHRGSWWEPLKPWWGQFGLVLSNPPYIPTAVMDELEPVVKDHEPHLALCGGGDGLDCCRQIIRDARKALAPGGWILLEHHHDQSAMVLELLTDAGLERPEARYDLQGIPRFALAQRACQSITSDLSMEER
- a CDS encoding L-threonylcarbamoyladenylate synthase; protein product: MTINPLNLLDRDGINAHLRAGGAALLPTDTLPALVAAPEQAAQIWRLKKRPQDKPLILMGADVEGLLCHVSPAARADASFLAQRHWPGALTLVLPAFGPVAEVLNPGVATLGLRIPACKAMLDLLRCSGPLATTSANVSGEPSSRTEIEAARAFPDLPLLSPIPWTAPSCQASSVIAWRGPQGWHWLRRGAVMPAGVVSLPECSG
- a CDS encoding response regulator transcription factor; protein product: MVLEAVPEPMAEQAFTPAEITVVQLLLEGLSNRAIASRLVVSIRTVESHISNALDKSGCRSRLELSMWWLRTHSESTRTCSGKLPSMPA
- the minE gene encoding cell division topological specificity factor MinE — protein: MTLRDLVDKLLGRQPASASTARDRLQLVLAHDRSDLSPELLDQMRREIFEVVAKYVDIDLEEGDVSLETEDRVTALVANLPFRRPVASTNPKSD